One region of Luteolibacter rhizosphaerae genomic DNA includes:
- a CDS encoding acyltransferase family protein — MANSFPYRPSIDGLRAVAILAVLIFHLHPSWLPGGFVGVDVFFVLSGYLITAVITAEHQHGNFSLGKFYQRRIARLFPAFIVMAAATMAAAALIYSAQDLASTGESLATAAASVINLRLMLQGAYFELSPDAEPFLHCWSLSVEEQFYLFYPILLVLLLRRSRKLLLIGLLGLMLVSLASCLVITPLRSPWAFYLLPTRAWELLAGGFLALRRSHQETGASMMLASKFFPWLGVALLVASFILIREAAGFPGYQALFPVIGTLLVITGTDMPRGGGVQRILAAPLLVSIGKLSYSLYLWHWPVFSFVDYKLLLLEETPRAFLKTAITVPLAIASYRFIECPARAALNRPASRRFALAALVASLAICIPTGLAIRDRNYLNVRDISKGKLTFNRTRSAGSVVLLGDSHGSMYGQMAKQLADELGYRLTVMSASSGDPLPLASADTPEGESLWSQSLAAVRQDSPDFVIIACQWSGKLDHDGIRLKRALDELRPLTRRIILLTQPPRLPPEATRDAIRKGARPPFHEEGVQKSRRMVVNADLLARASDRVLVIDLESLFHDSSGAIPFWDSEGHLLFHDRGHLSSHGAQRVRSLLAEALKKSP; from the coding sequence GGGTGGATGTGTTTTTCGTGCTTTCGGGATACCTGATCACCGCCGTTATCACGGCTGAACATCAGCACGGGAACTTCAGCCTCGGAAAGTTTTACCAGCGCCGGATCGCGCGACTTTTCCCCGCCTTCATCGTGATGGCTGCCGCGACCATGGCGGCTGCGGCTCTAATTTACTCCGCACAGGATCTCGCGTCCACCGGCGAAAGCCTCGCGACCGCCGCAGCCTCGGTTATCAACCTGAGGCTGATGCTTCAAGGGGCTTACTTCGAACTCTCTCCGGATGCGGAACCCTTTCTCCACTGCTGGTCGCTCTCCGTGGAAGAGCAGTTCTATCTGTTCTATCCCATTCTGCTGGTCCTTCTCCTCCGTAGATCCCGCAAATTGCTGCTGATTGGATTACTCGGCCTGATGCTCGTCAGCTTGGCTTCATGCTTGGTGATAACCCCGCTTAGATCCCCTTGGGCTTTCTATCTTTTGCCAACCCGGGCATGGGAGCTTCTGGCAGGAGGATTTCTCGCCCTGAGACGTTCGCATCAAGAAACGGGAGCCAGCATGATGCTCGCTTCGAAGTTCTTCCCGTGGCTCGGGGTCGCCTTGCTTGTCGCATCTTTCATTCTGATACGCGAAGCCGCTGGATTTCCGGGTTACCAAGCCCTGTTCCCGGTGATCGGCACCCTACTTGTGATCACAGGCACGGATATGCCCCGGGGAGGCGGGGTCCAGAGGATCTTGGCCGCGCCCTTGCTGGTGTCGATTGGCAAGCTGTCTTACTCGCTTTATCTTTGGCATTGGCCGGTCTTCTCCTTCGTGGACTACAAGCTTCTCCTGCTTGAAGAGACTCCCAGGGCTTTCCTCAAAACCGCAATCACCGTGCCGCTTGCCATTGCGAGCTACCGCTTCATAGAGTGTCCGGCCAGAGCAGCATTGAATCGCCCCGCGTCACGCCGGTTCGCGCTTGCCGCGCTGGTTGCGAGCCTCGCCATCTGCATTCCCACCGGGCTCGCCATCCGGGACCGGAACTACCTCAACGTCCGGGACATTTCCAAGGGCAAGCTCACGTTCAACCGCACACGGAGTGCGGGTAGCGTCGTGCTACTGGGTGACAGTCACGGCTCTATGTACGGCCAAATGGCCAAGCAACTCGCCGACGAATTGGGATACCGGCTGACGGTGATGAGCGCTTCTTCCGGAGATCCCCTGCCCTTGGCCTCCGCCGACACTCCAGAAGGCGAATCGCTATGGTCGCAAAGCCTCGCGGCAGTCCGACAAGACTCCCCGGACTTCGTCATCATCGCATGCCAGTGGAGTGGCAAACTGGATCACGATGGAATCAGGCTCAAACGGGCGCTGGACGAACTTCGCCCCCTGACGCGCAGGATCATCCTCCTGACACAACCTCCAAGGCTACCTCCGGAAGCAACCCGCGACGCCATTCGGAAAGGTGCACGACCACCCTTCCATGAAGAAGGAGTTCAAAAATCCCGGCGCATGGTGGTGAATGCCGACCTCCTTGCACGAGCAAGCGATCGCGTTCTCGTGATCGATTTGGAGAGCCTCTTCCACGACTCGAGCGGAGCGATCCCGTTCTGGGACTCGGAAGGCCACCTGCTCTTTCACGATCGCGGCCACCTCTCCAGCCACGGCGCGCAACGGGTTAGATCTCTGCTTGCAGAAGCCCTGAAGAAGAGTCCCTGA